One Pelodiscus sinensis isolate JC-2024 chromosome 24, ASM4963464v1, whole genome shotgun sequence DNA segment encodes these proteins:
- the LOC112545436 gene encoding metaxin-1 isoform X2, translating into MAAPMELFCWAGGWGLPSVDPGCLAVLAYARFTGAPLKVHKVTNPWRSPSGCLPALRTKEDGVLSQVPQILTHLRKQRYNADYDLSGKQGADTLAFVSLLEEKLLPALVHTFWVDAKNYVEHTRKWYAEAMPFPLNFFLPGRMHKQHAERLQLVWGAGWPDDEEELEKEMYREAQECLSLLSQRLGTQKFFFGDSPASLDAWVFSHLAPLLKAKLPNGRLQQHLRSLPNLCDYCAAILSLYFPWDGGDAPPSAPRPPASERTESEEEPYRRCSQLLSVLVGLAAMLGYAFLSGLVSVQRGAPGAAGPRPIAMEEEEEEEEE; encoded by the exons ATGGCGGCGCCCATGGAGCTGTTCtgctgggccgggggctgggggctgccctcgGTGGACCCGGGCTGCCTGGCCGTGCTG GCCTACGCCCGCTTCACTGGCGCGCCGCTCAAAGTTCACAAGGTCACCAACCCGTGGCGGAGTCCCTCAG GGTGTTTGCCAGCTCTGAGGACGAAGGAGGATGGTGTCCTCTCCCAGGTGCCCCAGATCCTCACTCACCTCAGGAAACAG AGATACAACGCCGACTACGACCTCTCGGGGAAGCAAGGGGCGGACACGCTGGCCTTCGTGTCTCTGCtggaggagaagctgctgcctgcGCTG GTTCACACCTTCTGGGTGGACGCCAAGAACTACGTGGAGCACACGCGGAAGTGGTACGCGGAAGCCATGCCCTTCCCGCTCAACTTCTTCCTGCCCGGCCGCATGCACAAGCAGCACGCCGAGCGGCTGCAGCTGGTGTGGGGGGCCGGCTGGCCGGACgacgaggaggagctggagaaggaA ATGTACCGCGAAGCCCAGGAGTGCCTGTCGCTCCTGTCTCAGCGCCTCGGGACCCAGAAGTTCTTCTTCGGAGACTC CCCTGCTTCCCTGGACGCCTGGGTCTTCAGCCACCTGGCGCCGCTCCTCAAAGCCAAGCTGCCCAACgggaggctgcagcagcaccTGCGCTCCCTGCCCAACCTGTGTGACTACTGTGCCGCCATCCTCAGCCTCTACTTCCCCTGGGACGGGG gggatgccccgcccagcgcccccaggCCGCCTGCCTCTGAAAGGACTGAGTCTGAGGAGGAGCCCTACAGACGCTGCAGCCAGCTCTTGTCGGTGCTGGTGGGACTGGCGGCCATGCTTGGCTACGCCTTCCTCAGCGGGCTCGTCTCCGTCCAGCGGGGCGCCCCCGGGGCGGCCGGCCCCCGCCCCATCgccatggaggaggaagaggaggaggaagaggagtga
- the LOC112545436 gene encoding metaxin-1 isoform X1, protein MAAPMELFCWAGGWGLPSVDPGCLAVLAYARFTGAPLKVHKVTNPWRSPSGTGPARTGCLPALRTKEDGVLSQVPQILTHLRKQRYNADYDLSGKQGADTLAFVSLLEEKLLPALVHTFWVDAKNYVEHTRKWYAEAMPFPLNFFLPGRMHKQHAERLQLVWGAGWPDDEEELEKEMYREAQECLSLLSQRLGTQKFFFGDSPASLDAWVFSHLAPLLKAKLPNGRLQQHLRSLPNLCDYCAAILSLYFPWDGGDAPPSAPRPPASERTESEEEPYRRCSQLLSVLVGLAAMLGYAFLSGLVSVQRGAPGAAGPRPIAMEEEEEEEEE, encoded by the exons ATGGCGGCGCCCATGGAGCTGTTCtgctgggccgggggctgggggctgccctcgGTGGACCCGGGCTGCCTGGCCGTGCTG GCCTACGCCCGCTTCACTGGCGCGCCGCTCAAAGTTCACAAGGTCACCAACCCGTGGCGGAGTCCCTCAGGTACAGGGCCGGCGAGAACGG GGTGTTTGCCAGCTCTGAGGACGAAGGAGGATGGTGTCCTCTCCCAGGTGCCCCAGATCCTCACTCACCTCAGGAAACAG AGATACAACGCCGACTACGACCTCTCGGGGAAGCAAGGGGCGGACACGCTGGCCTTCGTGTCTCTGCtggaggagaagctgctgcctgcGCTG GTTCACACCTTCTGGGTGGACGCCAAGAACTACGTGGAGCACACGCGGAAGTGGTACGCGGAAGCCATGCCCTTCCCGCTCAACTTCTTCCTGCCCGGCCGCATGCACAAGCAGCACGCCGAGCGGCTGCAGCTGGTGTGGGGGGCCGGCTGGCCGGACgacgaggaggagctggagaaggaA ATGTACCGCGAAGCCCAGGAGTGCCTGTCGCTCCTGTCTCAGCGCCTCGGGACCCAGAAGTTCTTCTTCGGAGACTC CCCTGCTTCCCTGGACGCCTGGGTCTTCAGCCACCTGGCGCCGCTCCTCAAAGCCAAGCTGCCCAACgggaggctgcagcagcaccTGCGCTCCCTGCCCAACCTGTGTGACTACTGTGCCGCCATCCTCAGCCTCTACTTCCCCTGGGACGGGG gggatgccccgcccagcgcccccaggCCGCCTGCCTCTGAAAGGACTGAGTCTGAGGAGGAGCCCTACAGACGCTGCAGCCAGCTCTTGTCGGTGCTGGTGGGACTGGCGGCCATGCTTGGCTACGCCTTCCTCAGCGGGCTCGTCTCCGTCCAGCGGGGCGCCCCCGGGGCGGCCGGCCCCCGCCCCATCgccatggaggaggaagaggaggaggaagaggagtga